A window from Amblyomma americanum isolate KBUSLIRL-KWMA chromosome 7, ASM5285725v1, whole genome shotgun sequence encodes these proteins:
- the LOC144096921 gene encoding solute carrier family 22 member 7-like — translation MALRSLRQRAFSGHWGGKGQGLLSPLLTRLRSSSASSNTNQTQQPVQQRQGSGAPTSTAPSSMGSEERTRPSEKRPSPEQHQRSEQRDFQDSMQSVVQSRRSLSRTSLSLQQDHPATLPPIATASTVRREDASLLMGRHGPFQAATFHFGMLAALVLPFYTLPLQIAQHDVDHWCARPKNVRNISDVQWKRHMIPRTEDGRFSRCRMYAEWNSSDLPTAPCTSWEYAPSAYGNSVVQEFGLVCERAWIMPLSCCAFSAGAICALLVTGPLADRWGRKPVVQFSVVVIQAAGLVILLSAIVNSFLAMRFLLGAAASTLFNTSFVLVVEVIAPERRTLYSMVVMMGRVFGAVIAAAFMWLQFSWHVLQLASMVPCFMMLRFIANFVESPRWLLARAHMEEAEAVILHAATLNGENLFEVRRQWARARRDLERCCSEVAPEAACCETVCVLGRWNSIILYYFWTVTALTSQLASLKIHYLNFYPAGLLALCSVLSVPTGLAAIVSAAHLGRRLSQAGALFFAAAFSLMASSISDDHIGLSAALLLSASISVDASQTIGTLYAAEVYPTVVRCSGLALCTAFSAAASIPMPLAVYWDVLPVSSVPLGVMSLPCAAAAFFAMRLPDTKDRTVLPDKLSEALFEASPVGTVSAVVDTSPFMPLQGRHFPENSRPHSIS, via the coding sequence ATGGCTTTGCGGTCCCTGCGCCAGCGCGCATTTTCTGGCCACTGGGGAGGCAAAGGTCAGGGGCTCTTGTCCCCTCTGCTGACCCGTCTGCGCTCGTCCTCGGCCAGTAGCAACACCAACCAGACACAGCAGCCCGTCCAACAGCGACAAGGCAGTGGGGCCCCTACGTCCACAGCGCCGTCAAGCATGGGGTCCGAGGAGCGCACGAGACCATCGGAGAAGAGGCCATCGCCCGAGCAGCATCAGCGAAGCGAGCAGCGCGACTTTCAGGACAGCATGCAGTCGGTTGTTCAGAGCCGACGCTCGCTATCGCGCACCTCGCTGAGCCTGCAGCAGGACCATCCGGCCACCCTACCACCGATAGCCACAGCTAGCACGGTGCGGCGCGAAGACGCGTCACTGTTAATGGGCAGGCATGGCCCTTTCCAGGCAGCCACGTTCCACTTCGGCATGCTGGCCGCCTTAGTGCTGCCTTTCTACACGCTGCCGCTGCAGATCGCCCAGCACGATGTCGACCACTGGTGTGCCAGGCCCAAGAACGTGCGCAACATCTCGGACGTGCAATGGAAGCGCCATATGATACCGCGCACCGAAGATGGCCGCTTCAGTCGATGTCGCATGTACGCGGAATGGAACTCATCGGACTTACCTACGGCGCCCTGCACAAGCTGGGAATACGCGCCCTCCGCCTACGGTAACTCTGTAGTCCAAGAGTTCGGCCTGGTGTGCGAGCGTGCTTGGATCATGCCGCTGAGTTGCTGTGCGTTTTCGGCAGGTGCCATCTGCGCGCTGCTCGTGACGGGTCCTCTGGCAGACCGATGGGGTCGCAAGCCGGTGGTGCAGTTCTCGGTAGTTGTGATTCAGGCTGCAGGCCTGGTAATCCTGCTATCTGCCATCGTAAACAGCTTTCTCGCCATGCGCTTCCTTCTGGGGGCCGCCGCGAGCACGCTCTTCAACACCAGCTTCGTCCTCGTGGTGGAAGTCATTGCGCCTGAACGACGCACGCTGTATTCAATGGTGGTGATGATGGGCAGGGTTTTCGGCGCTGTCATCGCGGCCGCCTTCATGTGGCTGCAGTTCAGCTGGCACGTCTTGCAGCTGGCCAGCATGGTGCCATGCTTCATGATGCTACGCTTCATTGCAAACTTTGTGGAGTCTCCGCGCTGGCTTCTAGCGCGAGCCCACATGGAAGAGGCCGAAGCAGTCATCCTACACGCAGCCACGCTGAACGGCGAGAACCTGTTCGAAGTGCGCCGCCAGTGGGCGCGTGCGCGCCGCGACCTGGAACGCTGCTGCTCCGAGGTTGCTCCCGAGGCTGCCTGCTGCGAGACAGTGTGCGTGCTGGGCCGCTGGAACAGCATCATCCTGTACTACTTCTGGACAGTGACTGCGTTGACCTCGCAACTCGCATCGCTGAAGATCCACTACCTGAACTTCTATCCTGCCGGCCTGCTGGCCTTGTGCTCAGTGCTGTCAGTCCCCACTGGGTTGGCCGCCATCGTGTCCGCTGCGCACCTGGGTCGCAGGCTCTCGCAGGCTGGCGCGCTTTTCTTTGCTGCCGCGTTCAGCTTAATGGCCAGCTCGATCAGCGACGACCACATCGGTCTGAGTGCAGCCCTGCTGCTTTCGGCGAGCATTAGCGTGGACGCGTCGCAGACCATCGGCACGCTGTACGCAGCAGAAGTTTACCCCACGGTGGTGCGCTGCTCGGGACTGGCGCTCTGCACGGCCTTCTCGGCGGCCGCGAGCATCCCGATGCCCCTGGCTGTGTACTGGGATGTCCTCCCGGTGTCCTCAGTGCCGCTGGGCGTTATGTCTCTGCCGTGCGCCGCGGCGGCCTTCTTTGCGATGCGCCTGCCGGACACCAAGGACCGCACCGTCCTACCGGACAAATTATCAGAAGCACTGTTTGAGGCGTCGCCAGTGGGAACCGTGTCAGCGGTGGTGGACACCAGCCCATTCATGCCGTTGCAGGGACGCCACTTCCCAGAGAATTCCCGGCCGCATAGCATTTCCTGA